In Manis pentadactyla isolate mManPen7 chromosome 3, mManPen7.hap1, whole genome shotgun sequence, a single window of DNA contains:
- the LOC130683057 gene encoding umcharacterized LOC128092248 homolog, whose product MSPKAPLVSAQTKTLMQRKSLDWFHRPFKKRI is encoded by the coding sequence ATGTCACCCAAGGCCCCCTTGGTCTCAGCCCAAACAAAAACtttaatgcaaaggaaaagtctgGACTGGTTTCACAGGCCTTTTAAAAAGCGGATCTGA
- the EXOSC2 gene encoding exosome complex component RRP4 isoform X2 → MGEEKLIASVAGSVERVNKLICVKALKTRYNGEVGDIVVGRITEVQQKRWKVETNSRLDSVLLLSSMNLPGGELRRRSAEDELAMRGFLQEGDLISAEVQAVFSDGAVSLHTRSLKYGKLGQGVLVQVSPSLVKRQKTHFHDLPCGASVILGNNGFIWIYPTREHKEEDAGGFTANLEPVSLADREVISRLRNCIVSLVTQRMMLYDTSILYCYEASLPHQIKDILKPEIMEEIVMETRQRLLEQEG, encoded by the exons ATGGGGGAAGAGAAGCTCATTGCATCTGTGGCTGGCTCTGTGGAGAGAGTAAACAAATTGATCTGTGTGAAAGCTTTGAAAACCAG ATATAATGGTGAAGTAGGAGACATTGTAGTGGGGAGGATCACCGAG GTTCAGCAGAAGAGGTGGAAGGTGGAGACCAACTCTCGGCTGGATTCAGTCTTGCTTCTGTCATCCATGAACCTTCCTGGAGGAGAGCTG AGGAGGAGGTCTGCAGAAGATGAACTGGCAATGAGAGGCTTCTTGCAGGAGGGGGACCTCATCAGC GCTGAGGTCCAGGCAGTGTTCTCTGACGGAGCTGTGTCTCTGCACACGAGGAGTCTGAAATACGGAAAA CTAGGTCAGGGTGTTTTGGTCCAGGTTTCCCCCTCCCTGGTGAAACGGCAGAAGACTCACTTCCATGACTTGCCATGCGGTGCCTCAGTGATTCTGGGTAACAACGGCTTCATCTGGATCTACCCAACACGTGAGCACAAAGAAGAGGATGCAGGGGGCTTCACTGCAAACCTGGAG CCTGTCTCCCTTGCCGATCGAGAGGTGATCTCCCGGCTTCGGAACTGCATCGTCTCCCTGGTAACTCAGAGGATGATGCTGTATGATACCAGTATCCTGTACTGCTATGAGGCATCCCTTCCACATCAG ATCAAAGACATCTTAAAGCCAGAAATAATGGAGGAGATAGTGATGGAAACTCGCCAGAGGCTTTTAGAACAGGAGGGATAA
- the EXOSC2 gene encoding exosome complex component RRP4 isoform X1 translates to MAMEMRLPVARKPLSESLIRETKKHLVVPGDTITTDTGFMRGHGTYMGEEKLIASVAGSVERVNKLICVKALKTRYNGEVGDIVVGRITEVQQKRWKVETNSRLDSVLLLSSMNLPGGELRRRSAEDELAMRGFLQEGDLISAEVQAVFSDGAVSLHTRSLKYGKLGQGVLVQVSPSLVKRQKTHFHDLPCGASVILGNNGFIWIYPTREHKEEDAGGFTANLEPVSLADREVISRLRNCIVSLVTQRMMLYDTSILYCYEASLPHQIKDILKPEIMEEIVMETRQRLLEQEG, encoded by the exons ATGGCGATGGAGATGAGGCTTCCTGTTGCTCGCAAGCCTCTTAGCGAAAGTCTGATCCGCGAGACTAAGAAACACCTGGTGGTGCCGGGGGACACGATCACCACGGACACGGGCTTCATGCG GGGCCATGGAACTTACATGGGGGAAGAGAAGCTCATTGCATCTGTGGCTGGCTCTGTGGAGAGAGTAAACAAATTGATCTGTGTGAAAGCTTTGAAAACCAG ATATAATGGTGAAGTAGGAGACATTGTAGTGGGGAGGATCACCGAG GTTCAGCAGAAGAGGTGGAAGGTGGAGACCAACTCTCGGCTGGATTCAGTCTTGCTTCTGTCATCCATGAACCTTCCTGGAGGAGAGCTG AGGAGGAGGTCTGCAGAAGATGAACTGGCAATGAGAGGCTTCTTGCAGGAGGGGGACCTCATCAGC GCTGAGGTCCAGGCAGTGTTCTCTGACGGAGCTGTGTCTCTGCACACGAGGAGTCTGAAATACGGAAAA CTAGGTCAGGGTGTTTTGGTCCAGGTTTCCCCCTCCCTGGTGAAACGGCAGAAGACTCACTTCCATGACTTGCCATGCGGTGCCTCAGTGATTCTGGGTAACAACGGCTTCATCTGGATCTACCCAACACGTGAGCACAAAGAAGAGGATGCAGGGGGCTTCACTGCAAACCTGGAG CCTGTCTCCCTTGCCGATCGAGAGGTGATCTCCCGGCTTCGGAACTGCATCGTCTCCCTGGTAACTCAGAGGATGATGCTGTATGATACCAGTATCCTGTACTGCTATGAGGCATCCCTTCCACATCAG ATCAAAGACATCTTAAAGCCAGAAATAATGGAGGAGATAGTGATGGAAACTCGCCAGAGGCTTTTAGAACAGGAGGGATAA